The Girardinichthys multiradiatus isolate DD_20200921_A chromosome 6, DD_fGirMul_XY1, whole genome shotgun sequence genome window below encodes:
- the LOC124869309 gene encoding cytochrome P450 7B1 isoform X2 has translation MTFIMDPLLYPSIIKQGRQLDFHEFTSKVAPLTFGYPPVLSSKFPGLWEQIKRSFQLLQGDHLVPLTDSMMGNLMLVFRQDHLDRDGDWRRGSLYEFCSSVMFEATFLTIYGKTATGSRHRGMDNMRKNFNEFDNMFPFLIAQIPIWLLGGTKAIRQKLISYFLPQQMSRWSNTSQFIQRRSELFDQHDKLKDFDKAAHHFAILWASVGNTVPATFWATYFLVSQPEALKMVRQEIVDVLRDSGIKFSTDKYVMLSKEQLDKLIFLESSINESLRLSSASMNIRVSQEDFSLRLDNDRSVGVRKGDIIALYPQSLHLDPEIYEDPQTFRFDRFVQDNREKTDFSKNGQKLRYYLMPFGSGSSMCPGRYFAINEIKQFVCLLLLYFDLQLDDAQNRPNLDSRRAGLGILMPSSDVRFCYRLRAV, from the exons ATGACCTTCATCATGGATCCCTTACTGTATCCCAGCATCATCAAGCAGGGCCGGCAGCTGGACTTCCACGAGTTTACCAGTAAGGTGGCTCCTCTGACATTCGGATACCCGCCCGTCCTCAGCTCCAAGTTCCCCGGCCTCTGGGAACAGATCAAGCGGTCCTTCCAGCTCCTGCAGGGGGATCACCTTGTTCCACTGACAGATAGCATGATGGGTAACCTGATGCTGGTGTTCCGTCAAGACCACCTGGATCGGGATGGTGACTGGAGGAGAGGCAGCCTGTATGAGTTCTGCTCCTCAGTTATGTTCGAGGCCACCTTTCTGACCATCTACGGGAAAACAGCGACTGGCAGCCGGCACAGGGGGATGGACAATATGAGGAAGAACTTCAACGAGTTCGACAACATGTTCCCCTTCCTCATTGCTCAGATTCCCATCTGGCTGCTTGGAGGTACCAAAGCCATCCGCCAGAAGCTGATCTCGTACTTTCTGCCACAGCAGATGTCCCGTTGGTCCAACACCTCCCAGTTTATCCAGAGACGATCAGAGCTATTTGACCAGCACGACAAGCTGAAGGACTTCGATAAAGCTG CTCATCACTTTGCCATCCTGTGGGCGTCTGTGGGCAACACGGTACCTGCTACTTTCTGGGCCACGTACTTTCTGGTGAGCCAGCCTGAGGCACTGAAGATGGTCCGTCAGGAGATCGTTGACGTCTTGAGGGACAGTGGTATCAAGTTCAGCACCGACAAGTATGTGATGCTCAGCAAGGAGCAGCTGGACAAGCTCATCTTTCTGG AGAGCTCCATCAACGAAAGCCTCCGCCTGTCCTCGGCCTCCATGAACATCCGGGTTTCTCAGGAGGACTTCAGTCTGCGGCTGGACAACGACCGCTCAGTGGGCGTCAGGAAAGGAGACATCATTGCCCTGTACCCTCAGAGTCTGCACCTGGACCCTGAGATCTACGAGGACCCACAG ACGTTCCGGTTCGACCGCTTTGTGCAGGACAACAGAGAGAAGACTGACTTCTCCAAAAACGGACAGAAGCTCCGGTACTACCTGATGCCGTTCGGCTCCGGCTCGTCTATGTGTCCCGGACGATACTTCGCCATCAACGAGATCAAACAGTTCGTCTGTCTGCTGCTTCTTTACTTTGACCTGCAGCTGGATGATGCGCAGAACCGACCCAATCTGGACTCAAGACGAGCCGGACTGGGAATATTGATGCCCTCCTCGGATGTCCGTTTCTGCTACAGACTGCGGGCCGTCTGA